One window from the genome of Thermococcus siculi encodes:
- a CDS encoding endonuclease dU: MIRKVKPQIRVVGFDDGTFSFSSKLKREKTVLIGVVMKGSQEVVGVLSRWITVDGSDATEEMINAVNSSRFKDLRVILLKGITYAGFNVVDLERLHSETGLPVIVVVRKKPDLMAMEEALRKHFPDAGERMKLLRKAPPLVELIPEKLYLQAVGVDDVTAAEIVRVTTRTGLIPEPLRLAHMIASAVMTGESTRE; the protein is encoded by the coding sequence ATGATAAGGAAGGTCAAGCCCCAGATAAGGGTCGTCGGCTTCGACGATGGGACGTTTTCCTTTTCCTCCAAGCTTAAGCGCGAGAAGACCGTCCTGATAGGGGTCGTCATGAAGGGTTCCCAGGAGGTCGTCGGGGTTCTCTCGCGCTGGATAACCGTCGACGGAAGCGACGCCACGGAGGAAATGATAAATGCGGTCAACTCCTCCCGCTTCAAGGACCTGAGGGTCATCCTTCTCAAGGGAATAACCTACGCGGGCTTCAACGTCGTCGATCTAGAGCGGCTCCACAGTGAAACGGGTCTTCCCGTCATCGTCGTTGTGAGGAAGAAGCCAGACCTTATGGCAATGGAGGAGGCGCTCAGGAAGCACTTTCCGGACGCGGGGGAGAGGATGAAGCTCCTCAGAAAGGCCCCTCCGCTCGTTGAGCTAATCCCGGAAAAGCTCTACCTCCAAGCGGTAGGCGTTGATGATGTAACCGCCGCGGAGATAGTCCGCGTTACTACCAGGACGGGGCTGATTCCGGAGCCGCTGAGGCTGGCCCACATGATAGCGAGTGCCGTCATGACCGGCGAGAGCACGAGGGAGTAG
- the gcvT gene encoding glycine cleavage system aminomethyltransferase GcvT, which yields MVKRVHIFDWHKEHAKKVEEFAGWEMPIWYSSIKEEHLAVRNGVGIFDVSHMGEFIFRGKDALEFLQYVTTNDISKPPAISGTYTLVLNERGAVKDETIVFNMGNDTYMMVCDSDAFEKLEAWFNAIKGGIEKFGDLDLEIENKTYDMAMFSIQGPKARDLAKDLFGIDINELWWFQAKEVELDGIKMLLSRSGYTGENGWEIYFEDANPYHPDESKRGKPEKALYVWEKILEAGEKYGIKPAGLGARDTLRLEAGYTLYGNETKEKQLLSTDIDEVTPLQANLDFALFWDKEFIGKDALLKQRERGLPSKMVHFKMVDKGIPREGYKVYANGEILGEVTSGTLSPLLGIGIGIAFVKPEYAKPGVEIEVEIRGKPKKALTVAPPFYDPKKYGAFREE from the coding sequence ATGGTCAAGAGGGTTCACATATTCGACTGGCATAAGGAGCACGCCAAGAAGGTTGAGGAGTTCGCCGGCTGGGAGATGCCCATCTGGTACTCCAGCATAAAGGAGGAGCATTTGGCTGTTAGAAACGGCGTCGGAATCTTCGACGTTTCCCACATGGGCGAGTTCATCTTCCGCGGTAAGGACGCCCTTGAGTTCCTCCAGTACGTCACAACCAACGATATAAGCAAGCCGCCCGCAATAAGCGGAACCTACACCCTCGTCCTCAACGAGAGGGGCGCTGTGAAGGACGAGACCATCGTCTTCAACATGGGCAACGACACCTACATGATGGTCTGCGATTCAGATGCCTTTGAGAAACTGGAGGCCTGGTTCAACGCTATCAAAGGCGGAATAGAGAAGTTCGGCGACCTCGACCTTGAGATAGAGAACAAGACCTACGACATGGCCATGTTCTCGATTCAGGGTCCGAAGGCGAGAGACCTTGCCAAGGACCTCTTTGGAATCGACATCAACGAACTCTGGTGGTTCCAGGCGAAGGAGGTCGAGCTGGACGGCATAAAGATGCTCCTCTCAAGGAGCGGCTACACCGGCGAGAACGGCTGGGAGATTTACTTTGAGGACGCTAACCCCTACCACCCAGATGAGAGCAAGCGCGGAAAGCCGGAGAAGGCCCTCTATGTCTGGGAAAAGATACTCGAGGCCGGCGAGAAGTACGGCATAAAGCCGGCCGGACTTGGGGCGAGAGACACGCTCAGGCTTGAGGCCGGCTACACCCTCTACGGCAACGAGACCAAGGAGAAGCAGCTCCTCAGCACTGACATCGACGAGGTTACTCCCCTCCAGGCCAACCTCGACTTCGCCCTCTTCTGGGACAAGGAGTTCATAGGCAAGGACGCCCTCCTCAAGCAGAGGGAGCGCGGACTGCCGAGCAAGATGGTGCACTTCAAGATGGTCGACAAGGGCATTCCAAGGGAGGGTTACAAGGTCTACGCCAACGGCGAGATCCTCGGAGAGGTCACCAGCGGAACCCTCTCGCCGCTCCTCGGCATAGGAATCGGGATAGCCTTCGTTAAGCCGGAGTACGCCAAGCCGGGCGTCGAAATCGAGGTTGAGATAAGGGGCAAGCCCAAGAAAGCCCTCACCGTTGCGCCGCCCTTCTATGACCCGAAGAAGTACGGCGCCTTCAGGGAGGAGTGA
- a CDS encoding PEGA domain-containing protein, whose product MRWNALLLAVLVAGLLIPPVYSTGENGEMGYLFVEAPDGLIAEISGMGFYSTPVGLALPPGNYTVRIPGNVTVAAQVSVVAGTSTIVRVDPDTIGDAVSGEGIVSIRVTFNESANYSQEKLHPTFDPFAVPSGGCGGGFPYINISKPYPMGLLVRGREEVYITLNGTFMHLGDESSGRACIEYVEVYPGVSDRMENVINATYTVPLARLEIDSTPENLTIYLNGGHNRYIFYTPMGFYVPAIPHDVYNATAFSGFHGTIRIPVIHKLDTHTVGIADYHYLVESVVKVAPNETYHVHVNMEKVKSGLMVERKAVKTVPLEIGSEPSNASVIVTDGVLRAFATTPTTLFLPPGNYTVIASRGNLSAKTQVVLRESSSVLLKLTPANAILSLSVHPENAMVLLDGKEVESGNLTLNPGRYNLTVKAPGYLTKSIEIILAPNESKRVEVSLEKKPAVEDAGTVISPSHSGADDFNPGENIQNEQKEAFNDTQTFTTPPTGRAPRTPGRDNGSLLLKGGLLAGIIAAVYLVLKKR is encoded by the coding sequence GTGAGATGGAACGCGCTCTTACTGGCGGTTTTGGTGGCGGGTCTGCTAATTCCCCCCGTGTACTCTACCGGAGAAAACGGTGAGATGGGATACCTATTCGTTGAGGCACCGGATGGACTGATAGCTGAGATATCGGGAATGGGTTTCTACTCCACCCCGGTGGGCCTGGCGCTTCCCCCGGGGAACTACACCGTCAGGATACCCGGAAACGTCACAGTGGCTGCCCAGGTTTCCGTGGTGGCCGGAACTTCTACAATCGTTCGCGTAGATCCCGACACGATCGGAGATGCCGTCTCGGGCGAGGGAATAGTCTCCATAAGGGTTACCTTCAACGAGAGCGCCAACTACAGCCAGGAAAAGCTACACCCCACCTTCGATCCATTCGCGGTTCCATCGGGAGGATGTGGTGGAGGTTTTCCTTACATCAACATCTCTAAGCCCTATCCAATGGGGCTTCTTGTCAGAGGTAGGGAGGAAGTATACATTACTCTCAATGGAACCTTTATGCATCTCGGAGATGAGAGTAGTGGAAGGGCCTGCATTGAATATGTGGAAGTATATCCTGGAGTAAGCGATAGAATGGAAAACGTTATAAATGCCACCTACACCGTCCCGTTGGCGCGGCTGGAGATAGACTCAACCCCGGAAAACCTGACGATATACCTCAACGGGGGCCACAACCGCTACATCTTCTACACCCCCATGGGCTTTTACGTCCCCGCGATTCCCCACGACGTCTACAACGCAACCGCCTTTAGTGGTTTCCACGGAACGATACGAATCCCGGTCATCCATAAGCTCGACACCCACACCGTGGGGATAGCCGACTACCACTACCTCGTTGAGAGCGTCGTGAAGGTTGCCCCCAACGAGACGTACCACGTCCACGTGAACATGGAGAAGGTCAAGTCCGGACTAATGGTGGAGAGGAAGGCCGTGAAAACTGTCCCGCTTGAAATCGGGTCGGAGCCCTCAAACGCATCGGTTATAGTCACGGACGGTGTTCTGAGGGCCTTTGCCACCACCCCGACTACCCTCTTCCTCCCGCCCGGAAACTACACTGTCATAGCCTCCAGGGGCAATCTCTCCGCCAAGACGCAGGTGGTTCTGCGGGAAAGCTCCAGTGTCCTCCTGAAACTCACCCCCGCCAACGCGATTCTCAGCCTCTCGGTGCATCCGGAGAACGCGATGGTGCTGCTGGACGGGAAGGAAGTTGAAAGCGGAAACCTCACCCTGAACCCCGGACGCTACAACCTCACGGTGAAGGCCCCCGGCTACCTAACTAAGAGCATTGAGATAATCCTGGCACCCAACGAGTCGAAGAGGGTTGAGGTGAGCCTGGAAAAGAAGCCAGCCGTGGAGGATGCTGGGACAGTTATTTCACCATCTCACAGCGGAGCGGACGACTTTAACCCCGGGGAGAATATCCAGAACGAACAAAAAGAGGCTTTCAATGACACGCAGACCTTCACCACACCCCCGACCGGCAGAGCCCCCCGCACGCCCGGAAGGGACAACGGCTCCCTGCTGCTTAAGGGGGGACTGCTCGCGGGAATAATTGCCGCGGTCTATCTCGTGCTTAAAAAGAGATGA
- the cutA gene encoding divalent-cation tolerance protein CutA encodes MEAIFVYTTFPDWESARKVVRKLLERKLIVCANLREHEAMYWWEGKIEEGREVGAILKTEVSRWKELREAIKELHPYEVPVIARIDLDKLNREYSEWMARVLFG; translated from the coding sequence ATGGAGGCCATTTTCGTCTACACAACCTTCCCTGACTGGGAGAGCGCAAGGAAGGTGGTAAGGAAGCTCCTCGAGAGGAAGCTCATAGTGTGCGCCAACCTGCGCGAGCACGAGGCGATGTACTGGTGGGAGGGAAAGATCGAGGAGGGCAGAGAAGTCGGCGCGATCCTCAAGACCGAGGTGAGCAGATGGAAAGAACTCAGGGAGGCCATAAAGGAGCTGCACCCCTACGAGGTACCGGTCATAGCGAGGATAGACCTCGACAAACTCAACAGGGAGTACTCCGAATGGATGGCGAGGGTGCTCTTCGGATGA
- a CDS encoding AAA family ATPase, giving the protein MLFDPRPKKSREELFDREKEINALVNSKEPLTLLLGLRRVGKSSLLRVALNEVENGIYIDARKMYFDSGGWITVESLKREFEKSLNSLKGPIREHLSRVLKKVKGVSVSGLSFTLENDASLSEVLAGLNEIGAMIGIDEAQYLRFYGARGGREFLALLACAYDNLENIRFVLTGSEVGLLHDFLALENYESPLYGRSYEEVILKPFPRELSIEFLRQGFFEVGMTVSDEIIMRAVDYIDGIPGWLVEFGRSYLRTGDFDKAIENVLKTARGFVRGELGELEKRSPRYPVILKAIAHGFDRWNLIRDYLLSKGTRVPNSRLANLLRNLEKMSWIEKDFSSGEKRYRIVDPVIERVLRDQ; this is encoded by the coding sequence ATGCTATTTGACCCGAGACCTAAAAAGAGTAGAGAGGAGTTGTTTGATAGGGAGAAGGAGATAAACGCCCTTGTAAACTCTAAAGAACCGTTAACACTTCTTTTAGGTCTGAGGAGGGTCGGTAAAAGTTCTCTCCTGAGGGTGGCCCTTAATGAAGTTGAGAACGGCATTTACATAGACGCCAGGAAGATGTACTTCGACTCTGGTGGGTGGATCACGGTAGAATCTTTGAAGAGGGAATTTGAGAAGTCTCTGAATTCATTGAAGGGGCCAATAAGAGAGCATCTCTCGAGAGTTCTCAAAAAGGTTAAGGGAGTCTCTGTATCGGGTTTAAGTTTTACTCTTGAAAACGACGCTTCCCTCTCAGAAGTTCTTGCAGGCCTCAATGAGATAGGAGCCATGATAGGGATAGATGAGGCACAGTATCTTCGCTTCTACGGTGCCCGGGGTGGAAGGGAGTTTTTGGCCCTTCTTGCATGCGCTTACGACAATCTTGAAAACATTCGCTTTGTACTAACCGGCTCGGAAGTCGGCCTCTTGCATGATTTCCTCGCTCTAGAAAATTATGAGAGTCCACTGTATGGAAGAAGCTATGAGGAGGTAATTCTTAAACCGTTTCCCAGAGAGCTTTCGATTGAGTTCCTCAGACAGGGCTTTTTTGAGGTTGGTATGACGGTTTCTGATGAAATCATCATGCGTGCCGTTGACTACATCGATGGAATACCCGGCTGGCTGGTGGAGTTTGGAAGGAGCTACCTGAGGACGGGTGATTTTGATAAAGCCATTGAAAATGTCCTGAAAACCGCCCGAGGCTTTGTCAGAGGAGAGTTGGGGGAACTTGAGAAGAGAAGTCCCAGATATCCCGTGATTCTCAAAGCCATCGCCCACGGCTTTGATAGATGGAACCTTATACGGGATTACCTTCTCTCTAAGGGCACGCGAGTTCCGAATTCGAGGCTCGCAAACCTCCTCCGCAACCTTGAGAAGATGAGCTGGATTGAAAAGGACTTCAGCTCGGGAGAAAAGAGATATAGAATCGTTGACCCCGTAATTGAACGCGTTCTTAGGGATCAATAA
- a CDS encoding ABC transporter permease, which translates to MRTQMKWELEDPYNLIVFMFGFVMLGITFFSGLTSNDVTFMVSGPDEIIVSEAAKTLGLTLPRLGTEEYTIFALTGALLVSLMMRYDRDTRVAKSVYSLPVRNYSVVFSKALSAMVLLFLASLLPAFLAFVYIHGDVSSLIGKALFDEGFLTGYLIYWAMMVLYVVSVSALVAMLSPNTFASLLGSITILYAPLVLKLRSLPPAVIDDAFFKAYTTQFYPADRVAAFIDGSFYMGILLPAVMLGAALILSEWRDVS; encoded by the coding sequence ATGAGGACCCAGATGAAATGGGAGCTTGAGGATCCCTACAACCTCATAGTGTTTATGTTTGGTTTCGTTATGCTGGGCATCACCTTCTTTTCGGGCTTGACAAGCAACGACGTGACATTCATGGTAAGCGGGCCGGACGAGATCATCGTTTCAGAGGCGGCCAAGACCCTGGGTCTAACGCTTCCGAGGCTTGGAACTGAAGAGTACACGATATTCGCCCTCACCGGGGCCCTGCTGGTTTCGCTGATGATGAGATACGACAGGGACACGAGGGTCGCCAAAAGCGTCTACAGCCTGCCGGTCAGGAACTATTCCGTGGTGTTCTCAAAGGCATTATCGGCCATGGTGCTGCTCTTCCTTGCCTCCCTTCTTCCCGCGTTCCTGGCGTTCGTCTACATTCACGGGGACGTTTCGAGCCTAATCGGGAAGGCACTCTTCGACGAGGGCTTCCTGACGGGTTACCTAATCTACTGGGCGATGATGGTGCTCTACGTGGTCTCGGTGTCTGCCCTTGTGGCGATGCTCTCCCCCAACACGTTCGCGTCCCTCCTGGGAAGCATCACCATCCTCTACGCCCCCCTCGTGCTCAAACTGAGGAGCCTCCCACCGGCGGTGATTGACGACGCGTTCTTCAAGGCCTACACAACCCAGTTTTACCCGGCCGATAGGGTAGCGGCGTTCATTGACGGCTCCTTCTACATGGGGATCCTCCTTCCGGCGGTGATGCTGGGGGCGGCCCTCATACTTAGCGAGTGGAGGGATGTCTCATGA
- a CDS encoding universal stress protein, producing MFEKVLYPTDFSDVSLHALRNCIPKLIAQGVKELHLIHVIDITIAEFEAFELEDIYREKLEGLARELEGSARVEAVVRIGIPSIEIAEAAEERNIDLIIIPSVGENIWRRMFVGSTASNLARATKRPVLLLKYVQKEDGFELSGDCSEVFKRPLVTLDFSKCSIRVIKTVKKFEELIEGGILLHSVDYGNVDELEHNIEVAKKNLEKSSKGLRAEFETEVMVGSASQAIIGTSIAKGSTLIVIGKKGRSFLKDLLLGSTAERVIRDSRVPVLLVPCE from the coding sequence ATGTTTGAGAAGGTTTTGTACCCGACCGATTTCTCGGACGTTTCGCTCCACGCGCTCCGGAACTGCATCCCGAAGCTCATAGCCCAGGGGGTCAAGGAGCTCCACCTCATTCACGTCATCGACATAACCATAGCCGAGTTCGAGGCCTTTGAGCTTGAGGACATATACCGGGAGAAGCTGGAGGGGCTTGCGAGGGAGCTTGAAGGCTCTGCCAGGGTTGAGGCGGTCGTTAGGATAGGGATACCCTCCATAGAGATTGCCGAGGCCGCGGAGGAGCGGAACATAGACCTGATAATAATTCCGAGCGTGGGCGAGAACATATGGAGGAGGATGTTCGTTGGGAGCACCGCCTCGAACCTGGCGAGGGCCACGAAGAGACCTGTGCTTCTCCTCAAGTACGTCCAGAAGGAGGATGGCTTTGAGCTTTCGGGGGACTGCTCAGAGGTCTTCAAGAGACCTCTCGTAACGCTGGACTTCTCAAAGTGTTCGATAAGGGTCATCAAGACTGTTAAGAAGTTCGAGGAGCTGATCGAAGGTGGAATCCTTCTCCACTCGGTCGACTACGGTAACGTGGACGAGCTGGAGCACAACATAGAGGTGGCGAAGAAGAATCTTGAGAAGTCTTCAAAGGGCCTCAGGGCGGAGTTCGAGACCGAGGTGATGGTGGGGTCGGCCAGCCAGGCGATAATAGGGACGTCGATAGCCAAAGGCTCAACGCTGATAGTAATTGGCAAGAAGGGACGGAGCTTCCTCAAGGATTTGCTCCTCGGTTCGACCGCGGAGAGGGTCATAAGGGACTCGAGGGTCCCGGTACTGCTTGTGCCGTGCGAATGA
- the arcS gene encoding archaeosine synthase subunit alpha: MEVIRHEGPGRLGLVRLGEHSFRTPALAGVDFTLSPFNSFFHPREPGDYDFNLAPSIPLGFYTPGEVIDKAIGRLWSVNYEGFNAFYLPALRRTEYLGEFFKIIERYNFDAVYLGNSKILIKEYRYFVRILRELRERFPNVMIIADLEPFFYPLAVYLGVDAFDTRSLKLYDFEGKGFTQFSPFIWSDEPNSLDFARKSILEVRKALESGKLRYLVENYFPTQYHAGILRIADLEHADYLEKYTPIQKETVYFVSDASIRRPEVKRWHSRVAERFVPPENTELVLLFPCSAKKPYSFSRSHTLYRKAVKEALGSGIFKVHELILTSPFGVVPREWEWLAKYDIVVTGHWSEEEIKPAAQLLARTLEKYPKDVPIIAHLDEAYVEIAKLAGELSGREITFTRVENGTTSRESLRSLTETLREFSLEATKEDRTYRYFENIRKVFDFHFGAGAGEAVLPENGKVKGSKMLRLFVDGQQTGTYKDGVISVTPYGMQRIYDRLKAYWVKVDFELRGDVFAVGVDEADPAIRPDDIVGIVRDGKVVGVGKAVLAGEEMVRARKGVAVKVRKRA, translated from the coding sequence ATGGAGGTTATCAGACACGAAGGGCCTGGAAGACTGGGCCTCGTTAGACTGGGGGAGCACTCCTTCAGAACCCCTGCTCTGGCCGGGGTAGACTTCACCCTCTCCCCGTTCAACTCCTTCTTCCACCCGAGGGAGCCTGGAGATTACGACTTCAACCTCGCCCCCTCAATCCCGCTCGGCTTCTACACCCCTGGTGAGGTCATAGATAAGGCCATCGGAAGGCTCTGGAGCGTGAACTATGAGGGCTTCAACGCCTTCTACCTGCCGGCATTGAGGAGGACGGAGTATTTAGGAGAGTTCTTCAAGATAATCGAGCGGTACAACTTCGATGCCGTTTATCTGGGCAACTCAAAAATCCTCATCAAGGAGTACCGCTACTTCGTGAGAATTCTGAGGGAACTGCGCGAGAGGTTCCCGAACGTCATGATCATAGCCGATCTGGAGCCCTTCTTTTACCCCCTCGCCGTTTACCTCGGTGTGGATGCCTTCGACACGCGCTCGCTCAAGCTCTACGACTTCGAGGGCAAAGGTTTTACCCAGTTCTCACCTTTCATCTGGAGCGACGAGCCGAACTCATTAGACTTCGCGCGTAAGAGCATACTCGAGGTCAGAAAAGCCCTCGAAAGCGGAAAGCTCCGCTACCTGGTGGAGAACTACTTCCCGACCCAGTACCACGCGGGAATTCTGAGGATTGCCGATCTGGAGCACGCGGATTACCTAGAGAAGTACACCCCTATCCAGAAGGAGACAGTCTACTTCGTAAGCGACGCCTCCATCAGGAGGCCGGAAGTGAAGAGGTGGCACTCGCGCGTTGCCGAGAGGTTCGTTCCGCCGGAAAACACCGAGCTGGTTCTCCTCTTTCCGTGCTCTGCTAAGAAGCCCTACTCTTTCTCTAGGAGCCACACACTCTACAGGAAGGCGGTTAAGGAAGCATTGGGTTCCGGGATATTCAAAGTCCACGAGCTAATCTTAACTTCGCCCTTCGGCGTGGTTCCGCGCGAGTGGGAGTGGTTAGCTAAGTACGACATAGTGGTTACGGGCCACTGGAGCGAGGAGGAGATAAAGCCCGCCGCCCAACTCCTTGCTAGGACCCTCGAAAAGTACCCGAAGGATGTGCCAATAATAGCGCACCTCGACGAGGCCTACGTTGAGATAGCGAAGCTGGCAGGTGAGCTTTCCGGAAGGGAGATAACCTTCACCCGCGTTGAGAACGGGACGACGAGCAGGGAAAGCCTCCGCTCCCTCACCGAAACGCTGAGGGAGTTCTCCCTCGAGGCCACCAAGGAAGACAGGACCTACCGCTACTTCGAGAACATCAGGAAGGTCTTCGACTTCCACTTCGGCGCCGGTGCAGGGGAGGCAGTCCTTCCTGAGAACGGCAAAGTCAAGGGCAGCAAAATGCTCCGCCTCTTCGTCGACGGCCAGCAGACCGGAACCTACAAGGACGGCGTGATAAGCGTCACGCCCTACGGAATGCAGAGGATATACGACAGACTGAAGGCCTACTGGGTGAAGGTGGACTTCGAGCTACGTGGAGATGTCTTCGCGGTTGGCGTCGACGAGGCCGACCCAGCAATCAGGCCGGACGACATCGTTGGCATAGTCCGCGATGGAAAGGTCGTCGGCGTCGGAAAGGCCGTTCTCGCTGGAGAGGAGATGGTTAGAGCCAGAAAGGGCGTCGCCGTTAAGGTCAGGAAGAGGGCGTGA
- a CDS encoding ABC transporter ATP-binding protein has protein sequence MITAKNLTKRFGKLVALDSVNLEIDKGVTLILGPNGGGKSTFLNLCVGLYRPSKGEIKVLGENPWSNDRLRKKIGVSFDPPALPRHRSGGEWLRYLAEFKGLDDSEVNEAAKLFSASGYLDRKIGEYSAGMLKRISLAQAFLGSPELVLLDEPLANLDLKGIKEVAGILKELAEEGTNMVVISHIWRPLVEFSDRVVVIAAGRVVLEGTPNEVIPNIEEI, from the coding sequence ATGATAACCGCGAAGAACCTCACAAAGCGGTTCGGAAAGCTCGTGGCCCTGGATTCGGTGAACCTGGAGATCGATAAAGGGGTAACGCTGATACTCGGGCCCAACGGAGGCGGCAAGAGCACCTTCCTGAACCTCTGCGTCGGATTATACAGGCCAAGCAAGGGGGAGATCAAGGTTCTAGGGGAGAATCCATGGAGCAACGACCGCCTGAGGAAGAAAATAGGTGTCTCTTTTGACCCACCCGCGCTTCCCAGACACAGGAGCGGAGGGGAATGGCTCAGATACCTGGCGGAATTCAAGGGACTCGACGATAGTGAGGTCAACGAGGCCGCGAAGCTCTTCTCTGCCAGCGGCTATCTGGATAGAAAGATAGGCGAGTACTCCGCGGGAATGCTGAAAAGGATCAGCCTGGCCCAGGCGTTTCTAGGCAGTCCAGAACTCGTCCTTCTCGATGAACCCCTGGCAAACCTCGATCTCAAGGGGATTAAGGAGGTGGCCGGAATTCTGAAGGAACTGGCGGAGGAGGGCACCAACATGGTGGTGATCTCCCACATATGGCGCCCGCTTGTTGAGTTCTCGGACAGAGTGGTTGTCATTGCTGCGGGGCGGGTGGTGCTGGAAGGAACCCCCAACGAGGTGATCCCCAATATCGAGGAGATTTAA
- a CDS encoding class I SAM-dependent methyltransferase has product MSFKEKYARLGERYERIDGPLERFFDPLRRKAAGFVSGKVLEVGVGTGFMLPYYPRDIELHAIDAVPEMLEAARRRARELGLNARFYIMEAENLEFPDESFDTIVSTFVFCTVPDPERAMREVYRVLKAGGRAVFLEHTRSDCRLINWLFLKPLDVFLGFLLEDDTLRETHRLVREYFEVEHEESHYKGIVRLIVARKPKKS; this is encoded by the coding sequence ATGAGCTTCAAGGAGAAGTACGCGAGGCTCGGGGAGAGGTACGAGAGGATAGACGGCCCACTGGAGAGGTTCTTCGATCCCCTGAGGAGGAAGGCGGCCGGGTTTGTCTCCGGGAAGGTTCTCGAGGTAGGTGTCGGAACGGGTTTCATGCTACCGTACTACCCGAGGGACATCGAGCTCCACGCGATAGACGCAGTCCCCGAGATGCTGGAAGCCGCCAGAAGGAGGGCGAGAGAACTCGGCCTGAACGCCCGCTTCTACATCATGGAAGCCGAGAACCTTGAGTTTCCAGACGAGAGCTTCGACACCATCGTTTCCACCTTCGTCTTCTGCACGGTGCCCGATCCGGAGAGGGCAATGAGGGAAGTGTACCGCGTCCTGAAGGCCGGTGGAAGGGCGGTCTTTCTGGAGCACACGAGGAGTGACTGCAGGCTTATAAACTGGCTTTTCCTCAAGCCCCTTGACGTATTCCTCGGCTTCCTCCTGGAGGATGACACTCTGAGGGAGACCCACAGGCTGGTGAGGGAGTACTTTGAGGTGGAGCACGAGGAGAGCCACTACAAGGGGATAGTACGGCTGATAGTGGCCAGGAAACCCAAGAAAAGTTGA
- a CDS encoding DUF2103 domain-containing protein, translating to MPKHFKRGVKREHHFLKGLEKPLEDIARIPGVKKVIPGRIYASDSRGFEIRVSRETQTGLKLIAKSDGSVQEVFLVVSKADREGVRREIKRLAEEWRKA from the coding sequence ATGCCCAAGCACTTCAAGAGAGGTGTCAAGAGGGAGCACCACTTTCTGAAGGGTTTAGAAAAGCCGCTCGAGGATATAGCCCGGATCCCGGGGGTTAAGAAGGTAATCCCAGGTAGGATATACGCCAGTGACTCCAGGGGCTTCGAAATAAGGGTGTCGAGGGAGACCCAGACCGGTCTGAAGCTCATAGCGAAGAGCGACGGGAGCGTTCAGGAGGTCTTTTTAGTGGTGAGTAAAGCGGACCGGGAGGGGGTAAGAAGGGAGATAAAGAGGCTCGCAGAGGAGTGGAGGAAGGCTTAA
- a CDS encoding DMT family transporter, giving the protein MSKKHAIGAVLLWSTVASAFKVSLRYLTPFQLLFYASLTSLILFALLYAREFSPRRENLRSAYLGLINPLLYYTVLFSAYDRLPAQEAQALNYTWPLMLVLLSIPLLGRRPGTRTVLGLFIGFLGAIVVATKGNILGMSFSDPVGVALGLGSAVIWASYWLLNLRDRRPLVEKMFWNFLFGFAYVSILLPFSGEFVVPPLEGLAGAIYVGLFEMGVTFLLWYRAVEGNMAFASNLAYLVPFLSLFFITIVVGESIAPATVLGLAMIVGGILLGRSEK; this is encoded by the coding sequence ATGTCCAAAAAGCACGCCATCGGCGCTGTACTGCTTTGGTCAACGGTCGCCTCCGCCTTCAAGGTCTCGCTTAGGTATTTAACTCCCTTCCAGCTTCTCTTCTACGCTTCCCTTACTTCGCTGATTCTCTTCGCCCTTCTGTACGCCCGTGAGTTCTCTCCAAGGAGGGAGAACCTCCGCTCGGCTTACCTCGGGCTGATAAACCCCCTCCTCTACTACACCGTCCTCTTCTCGGCCTACGACCGGCTTCCAGCCCAGGAAGCGCAGGCTCTCAACTACACATGGCCCCTCATGCTCGTCCTGCTCTCGATTCCCCTCCTCGGGAGAAGGCCGGGGACGAGGACAGTGCTGGGTCTCTTTATAGGGTTCCTCGGTGCCATTGTGGTAGCCACCAAGGGCAACATACTGGGTATGAGCTTCTCTGATCCCGTTGGCGTGGCCCTCGGCCTCGGGAGCGCGGTGATATGGGCCTCCTACTGGCTCCTCAACCTTAGGGATAGAAGGCCGCTCGTCGAGAAGATGTTCTGGAACTTCCTGTTCGGGTTTGCCTACGTCTCCATTCTCCTCCCGTTCTCGGGCGAATTCGTCGTTCCTCCCCTTGAGGGTCTCGCAGGCGCCATCTACGTCGGCCTCTTTGAAATGGGAGTAACCTTCCTCCTCTGGTATCGCGCCGTTGAGGGTAACATGGCCTTCGCCTCGAACCTCGCCTACCTTGTACCCTTCCTGAGCCTGTTCTTCATAACCATCGTCGTGGGTGAATCCATAGCCCCGGCGACCGTTCTGGGGCTGGCGATGATAGTTGGGGGAATCCTGCTCGGCAGAAGTGAAAAGTAA